From the Ascaphus truei isolate aAscTru1 chromosome 15, aAscTru1.hap1, whole genome shotgun sequence genome, one window contains:
- the LOC142466885 gene encoding uncharacterized protein LOC142466885, with protein sequence MRTHTRTHTEERPHVCGECGKRFSDLSRLNTHMRTHTGERLHVCGECGKAFSRLSTLNRHKRTHTGERPHVCGECGKGFSDLSNLNTHMRTHTGERPYVCGECGKGFSVSSSLNIHKMTHTGERPHVCGECGKGFSDLSNLNTHMRTHTGERPYVCGECGKGFSNLSHLHTHMRTHTGERLHVCGECGKGFSELSNLNTHKRTHTGERPHVCGECGKGFSDLSNLNTHIRTHTGERPYVCGECGKGFSVLCSLNTHKRTHTGERPHVCGECGKGFSWLSSLNTHKQTHTGVRPHVCGECAKGFSQLSHLNIHKMTHTGERPHVCGECGKGCSHLSHLNIHKMTHTGERPHVCGECGKGFSVSSSLNIHKRTHTGEKPHVCGECGKQFRDLSSLNTHMRTHTGERPHVCGECGKGFTHVSSLRTHKKTHTGERPHICGECGKGFSQLSQLNAHKMTHTGERPHVCGECGKGFSQLSHLNKHKRTHTGERLNSKARNV encoded by the coding sequence ATGAGGacacacacgaggacacacacagaggagagaccgcatgtatgtggggaatgtgggaagcgatttagtgacttatcccgcctgaacacacacatgaggacacacacaggggagagactgcatgtatgtggggaatgtgggaaggcatttagtcggttatccaccctgaacagacacaagaggacacacacaggggagagaccgcatgtatgtggggaatgtgggaagggatttagtgacttatccaaccTGAatacacacatgaggacacacacaggggagagaccgtatgtatgtggggaatgtggaaagggatttagtgtgtcatccagcttgaacatacacaagatgacacacacaggggagagaccgcatgtatgtggggaatgtgggaagggatttagtgacttatccaacctgaacacacacatgaggacacacacaggggagagaccgtatgtatgtggggaatgtgggaagggatttagtaactTATcccacctgcacacacacatgaggacacacacaggggagagactgcatgtatgtggggaatgtgggaagggatttagcgagttatccaacctgaacacacacaagagaacacacacaggggagagaccgcatgtatgtggggaatgtggaaagggatttagtgacttatccaacctgaacacacacatcaggacacacacaggggagagaccgtatgtatgtggggaatgtgggaagggatttagtgtgttatgtagcctgaacacacacaagaggacgcacacaggggagagaccgcatgtatgtggggaatgtgggaagggatttagttggttatccagcctgaacacacacaagcagacacacacaggggtgagaccgcatgtatgtggggaatgtgcaaagggatttagtcagttatcccacctgaacatacacaagatgacacacacaggggagagaccgcatgtatgtggggaatgtgggaagggatgtagtcacttatcccacctgaacatacacaagatgacacacacaggggagagaccgcatgtatgtggggaatgtgggaagggatttagtgtgtcatccagccttaacatacacaagaggacacacacaggagagaaaccgcatgtatgtggggaatgtgggaagcaaTTTAgagacttatccagcctgaacacacacatgaggacacacacaggggagagaccgcatgtatgtggggaatgtgggaagggatttactCATGTTTCCAGCCTGCGTACAcacaagaaaacacacacaggggagagaccgcatatatgtggggaatgtgggaagggatttagtcagttatcacagctgaacgcacacaagatgacacacacaggggagagaccgcatgtatgtggggaatgtgggaagggatttagtcagttatcacacctgaacaaacacaagaggacacacacaggggagagacttaACTCTAAAGCCAGGAATGTTTAG